A region of Polyangium spumosum DNA encodes the following proteins:
- a CDS encoding PAS domain-containing protein gives MADERMAGGADGADVAALKAEIAALRKENAALKAQVIALEGALVDGRNEAPRPMAPTMRAAVIERVELERRRLLNAVIDHSPSIVFVKDPDGRYLLVNRQAEHRYGKTRNQLLGRTDGEFFPPDAVRVMREKDAEAARRGEPIQFDETLEFDGEPRHFHTIKFPILNSHGALMGVCGIVTDITDQKRQEEERLLLREQVIAAQEEALRELSTPLVPIADGVVAMPIVGSVDQARAERIMTTLLDGIGHHGAHAVILDVTGVRAVDTNVASAIVSAARAVRLLGARVVVTGVRPEVARTLIETGVDLEGIVMRGNLQSGIAIAMRR, from the coding sequence ATGGCAGACGAACGAATGGCTGGTGGCGCCGACGGCGCCGACGTCGCCGCGCTGAAGGCGGAGATCGCGGCGCTGCGAAAAGAAAACGCGGCGCTCAAGGCGCAGGTCATCGCGCTCGAGGGCGCGCTCGTCGATGGTCGGAACGAAGCGCCGCGGCCCATGGCCCCGACGATGCGCGCGGCCGTGATCGAGCGCGTCGAGCTCGAGCGAAGGCGGCTCTTGAACGCGGTCATCGACCATTCGCCGAGCATCGTTTTCGTGAAGGATCCCGACGGTCGATATCTCCTCGTGAACCGCCAGGCCGAACATCGCTACGGCAAGACACGAAACCAGCTGCTCGGCCGGACCGACGGCGAGTTTTTCCCGCCGGATGCCGTGCGGGTCATGCGGGAGAAGGACGCGGAGGCGGCTCGTCGCGGCGAGCCCATTCAATTCGACGAGACTCTCGAGTTCGACGGCGAGCCCCGCCATTTCCACACGATCAAGTTTCCGATCCTGAACAGCCACGGCGCGCTCATGGGTGTCTGTGGTATCGTGACGGATATCACCGATCAAAAGCGGCAGGAGGAGGAGCGCTTGCTCTTGCGCGAGCAGGTGATCGCCGCGCAGGAGGAGGCGCTCCGCGAGCTCTCCACGCCCCTCGTCCCGATCGCCGACGGCGTCGTCGCCATGCCGATCGTGGGCAGCGTCGACCAGGCGCGCGCCGAGCGGATCATGACCACGCTCCTCGACGGCATCGGCCACCACGGCGCGCACGCGGTGATCCTCGACGTCACGGGCGTGCGCGCCGTGGACACGAACGTCGCGAGCGCGATCGTCTCGGCGGCCCGCGCGGTCAGGCTCCTCGGCGCGCGCGTGGTGGTGACGGGCGTCCGGCCCGAGGTCGCGCGGACCTTGATCGAGACCGGCGTTGATCTCGAGGGGATCGTCATGCGGGGCAATTTGCAGAGCGGAATCGCCATTGCGATGCGCCGCTGA
- a CDS encoding sterol desaturase family protein → MSRLETNGYYALGVPFYLAVIALEIALARRKGKRVYGFADTLSSFSAGLGEILLGLFLGPLLLGLYDFAYDRLALVRWPEGSIVPWILAFALGDLGYYWYHRAGHSVAALWAIHGVHHQSEHFNVSVATRHPWFSDTYAFLFYAPIPMLGVPPVHFFVAISIISFYALTVHSQVFHRPGLWFLVTPATHIVHHSRNRRYLNKNFGAMFTVWDRLFGTHVEVDPADPPVLGTPFGYQTHDGARAQWVFFRDLIAVARQAKTLGDKVRTFVRHPGWTPEGVAFPRHAPARPDAAIPLRTKVYAALAFGGTLAFALHLLWLRDRHPVWQLAAGALVVLWGLSTMGGLLDGRDGAARREGVRVAATAALGLWIVFSSSAS, encoded by the coding sequence ATGAGCCGCCTCGAGACGAATGGTTACTACGCGCTCGGGGTCCCCTTTTACCTCGCCGTCATCGCCCTGGAGATCGCGCTCGCGCGTCGAAAGGGCAAGCGCGTCTACGGCTTCGCCGACACGCTCTCGAGCTTCTCGGCGGGGCTCGGCGAGATCCTCCTCGGCCTCTTCCTCGGGCCCCTGCTCCTCGGCCTCTACGATTTCGCCTACGACAGGCTCGCCCTCGTGCGCTGGCCCGAGGGCTCGATCGTCCCGTGGATCCTCGCGTTCGCCCTCGGCGACCTCGGGTATTACTGGTACCACCGCGCGGGGCATTCCGTGGCCGCGCTCTGGGCCATTCACGGCGTCCACCACCAGTCCGAGCATTTCAACGTCTCGGTCGCCACGCGCCACCCCTGGTTCTCGGACACCTACGCCTTCCTCTTTTATGCGCCCATCCCCATGCTCGGCGTCCCGCCGGTGCATTTCTTCGTGGCGATCTCGATCATCTCGTTTTACGCGCTCACCGTCCATTCGCAGGTCTTCCACCGCCCGGGGCTCTGGTTTCTGGTCACGCCGGCGACGCACATCGTCCACCATTCGAGAAACCGCCGGTATTTGAACAAGAACTTCGGCGCGATGTTCACGGTGTGGGATCGGCTGTTCGGCACGCACGTCGAGGTCGATCCGGCCGACCCGCCGGTCCTCGGCACGCCCTTCGGCTACCAGACGCACGACGGCGCCCGCGCGCAATGGGTGTTTTTCCGCGACCTCATCGCCGTCGCGCGGCAGGCGAAGACGCTCGGCGACAAGGTCCGGACGTTCGTCCGCCACCCGGGCTGGACCCCCGAGGGCGTCGCCTTCCCGCGGCACGCGCCCGCGCGGCCCGACGCGGCCATTCCCTTGCGCACGAAGGTATATGCCGCGCTCGCGTTTGGCGGGACGCTCGCCTTCGCGCTTCATCTCCTGTGGCTCCGGGATCGGCATCCCGTCTGGCAGCTCGCGGCCGGGGCGCTCGTCGTGCTCTGGGGCCTGTCCACGATGGGCGGCCTGCTCGACGGCCGCGACGGCGCGGCGCGGCGGGAGGGCGTGCGGGTCGCCGCGACCGCGGCCCTCGGCCTCTGGATCGTGTTCAGCTCGTCCGCATCCTAG
- a CDS encoding radical SAM protein gives MSFATWKKEAAFATTLLRRRPFSCLIQVTNRCNMECSFCDFWPNPAPPKQELSLAEYRRVADELAELGTFVISVEGGEPLARPDIVEIVRILSKKHITALFTNGWFVTEEKAKALWDAGLTHGNVSIDYPEASRHDGKRRLAGTTDRAWRAVDILRDTAPRGGKQVHVMTVLMEDNWRDLEALLRQSEARGVGHQLTLLSISGYRRGKGGPDEMPPVGVSEHVLSLWEKYPHLRYFRDYFARIDAFLSGGEMPTCSAGKTGFNIDHVGNVSPCIERIDESVGNVREASLGELHRRLQAKQAEITRCQRCWTACRGINQALGNGGSARSLLDLGTRMRTS, from the coding sequence ATGAGCTTCGCCACGTGGAAGAAGGAGGCCGCGTTCGCCACGACGCTGCTCCGCAGGCGCCCGTTCTCCTGCCTGATCCAGGTCACGAACCGCTGCAACATGGAGTGCAGCTTCTGCGATTTCTGGCCGAACCCCGCGCCGCCGAAGCAGGAGCTCTCCCTCGCCGAATACCGCCGCGTCGCGGACGAGCTCGCCGAGCTCGGCACGTTCGTGATCTCGGTCGAAGGCGGCGAGCCCCTCGCGCGGCCGGACATCGTGGAGATCGTTCGAATCCTATCGAAGAAACACATCACCGCGCTCTTCACGAACGGCTGGTTCGTCACGGAGGAGAAGGCGAAGGCGCTCTGGGACGCGGGGCTCACGCACGGCAACGTCTCCATCGATTACCCCGAGGCGAGCCGGCACGACGGCAAGCGCAGGCTCGCGGGCACCACGGATCGCGCCTGGAGGGCGGTCGACATCCTGCGCGACACGGCCCCGCGCGGGGGCAAACAGGTGCACGTGATGACGGTGCTGATGGAGGACAACTGGCGCGACCTCGAGGCGCTGCTCCGGCAAAGCGAGGCGCGCGGCGTCGGCCATCAGCTCACGCTGCTCTCGATTTCGGGGTATCGTCGCGGCAAGGGCGGGCCCGACGAGATGCCGCCTGTGGGCGTGTCCGAGCACGTCCTCTCGTTATGGGAGAAATACCCGCACCTCAGGTATTTTCGCGATTACTTCGCGCGCATCGACGCGTTCCTCTCGGGGGGCGAAATGCCCACGTGCAGCGCGGGCAAGACGGGGTTCAACATCGATCACGTGGGCAACGTCTCGCCCTGCATCGAGCGGATCGACGAGAGCGTGGGCAACGTGCGGGAGGCGAGCCTCGGCGAGCTCCATCGGCGTCTTCAGGCAAAGCAGGCCGAGATCACGCGATGCCAGCGATGCTGGACCGCGTGCCGGGGGATCAACCAGGCGCTCGGCAATGGCGGCTCCGCGCGGAGCCTGCTCGATCTCGGCACTAGGATGCGGACGAGCTGA
- a CDS encoding ABC transporter permease subunit/CPBP intramembrane protease yields MRLSIVLVILRKELVETLRDRRTFVSLVLLPMLLYPLFALLMSRMAGAEMETLEARASKVAVWGELSPEVSQALASAENKIEVLPWHGAPEPLRRDLEAGSIPPPTPAPHAPPGPPRKNSSTEGADAEAKAGAKNRDADRPDAAVALAARALVDAREAHAVLVPWRGFSEDLREGKAARVTIYYDSVWGDSDFAADRLDYALARARDRLLVSRESEKGLPEGFTSALEVTSRNVAPEERRVGKVLGTLMPMMLILMSLLGGFLRAADMTAGEKERGTMQTLLCAPLLPIEIITGKFLAVFVVSLFTALVNVASLGFTLRRILPGEMDVPFSAHALTFALLIPVTLLFSALFLAVAAFARDFKDAQNLLTPVYLPVMLLSMVTSLPGMELTLATSFVPVLNVALLIKAIYLGDVSPDLVLFTLGSSTLFAALTLVFAARVFEREDVLLGGRGSFRAVFSFERQKGGIPSLGFSLGAFAVILVVMFYASLLVEKTTNKTAQLAFTQLGLFFLPALAAIFVSGASMRETLGLRLPRPRALVGAVLAGLSGGAVVSAFATRLVPVPREFADKLGDALLLDGQPLWVLLVVIAVLPALCEETLFRGLLFSGLSRAGFVVALLASSLLFGLAHGSIYRLLPTFSLGLLLAYARHTTRSLLPGVVVHGLNNALAITVLAVRPAWLEKLLRDDQVPLGVGAAAALVLGLGVYLMREPRE; encoded by the coding sequence GTGAGGCTTTCCATCGTCCTCGTCATCCTGCGCAAAGAGCTCGTCGAGACCCTCCGGGATCGCCGCACCTTCGTGAGCCTCGTCCTCTTGCCGATGCTGCTGTATCCGCTCTTCGCGCTCCTCATGAGCCGCATGGCGGGCGCGGAGATGGAGACCCTCGAGGCGCGCGCCTCGAAGGTCGCGGTCTGGGGCGAGCTCTCGCCCGAGGTATCTCAGGCGCTCGCGTCCGCGGAGAACAAGATCGAGGTCCTGCCCTGGCACGGCGCCCCCGAGCCGCTCCGGCGCGACCTCGAGGCCGGCAGCATTCCACCACCCACCCCCGCGCCACACGCCCCGCCTGGGCCGCCCCGGAAAAATTCTTCCACCGAAGGCGCCGACGCCGAGGCAAAAGCCGGCGCCAAAAACCGCGACGCGGACAGGCCCGACGCCGCGGTCGCCCTCGCCGCGCGTGCGCTCGTCGACGCTCGGGAGGCGCACGCCGTGCTCGTCCCCTGGCGGGGTTTTTCCGAGGACCTCCGCGAAGGCAAGGCCGCTCGTGTCACCATCTATTACGACTCCGTGTGGGGCGACTCCGACTTCGCGGCCGATCGGCTCGATTACGCGCTCGCCCGCGCCCGCGATCGATTGCTCGTCTCGCGCGAAAGTGAAAAAGGTTTGCCCGAGGGGTTCACCTCCGCGCTCGAGGTCACCTCTCGCAACGTCGCGCCCGAGGAGCGGCGGGTCGGCAAGGTCCTCGGCACGCTCATGCCGATGATGCTCATCCTCATGTCGCTGCTCGGCGGCTTCCTCCGCGCGGCCGACATGACCGCTGGCGAAAAGGAGCGCGGCACCATGCAGACCTTGCTCTGCGCGCCGCTCCTGCCCATCGAGATCATCACTGGCAAATTCCTCGCCGTCTTCGTCGTCTCCCTCTTCACCGCGCTCGTCAACGTCGCGAGCCTCGGCTTCACCCTCCGCCGCATCCTCCCCGGCGAGATGGACGTGCCCTTCTCGGCGCACGCCCTCACCTTCGCGCTCCTCATCCCGGTCACGCTCCTCTTCTCGGCCCTCTTCCTCGCCGTCGCCGCCTTCGCCCGCGATTTCAAGGACGCGCAGAACCTGCTCACCCCCGTCTATCTGCCCGTCATGCTCCTCTCGATGGTCACGTCCTTGCCCGGGATGGAGCTCACGCTCGCCACGTCGTTCGTGCCGGTCCTCAACGTCGCGCTCCTCATCAAGGCGATTTACCTCGGCGACGTCTCTCCCGATCTCGTGCTCTTCACGCTCGGCTCCTCCACGCTCTTCGCCGCGCTCACGCTCGTCTTCGCGGCGCGTGTCTTCGAGCGCGAGGACGTCCTGCTCGGCGGTCGCGGCTCTTTCCGCGCCGTCTTCTCGTTCGAGCGGCAGAAGGGCGGGATCCCGAGCCTCGGCTTCTCCCTCGGCGCCTTCGCCGTCATCCTCGTCGTGATGTTTTATGCGAGTCTCCTCGTCGAGAAGACCACGAACAAGACCGCGCAGCTCGCCTTCACCCAGCTCGGCCTCTTTTTCCTCCCCGCGCTCGCCGCCATTTTCGTGTCCGGCGCCTCGATGCGCGAGACCCTCGGCCTGCGCCTGCCACGCCCGCGCGCCCTCGTCGGCGCTGTCCTCGCGGGTTTGTCCGGGGGCGCCGTCGTGAGCGCGTTCGCGACCCGCCTCGTGCCCGTCCCGCGCGAGTTCGCGGACAAACTCGGCGATGCCCTCCTGCTCGACGGCCAGCCCCTCTGGGTGCTGCTCGTCGTCATCGCCGTCCTGCCCGCGCTCTGCGAGGAGACGCTCTTCCGGGGCCTGCTCTTCTCGGGCCTCTCGCGCGCCGGGTTCGTCGTGGCGCTCCTCGCCTCGTCCCTGCTCTTCGGCCTCGCGCACGGCTCGATTTACCGCCTGCTCCCGACGTTTTCGCTCGGCCTCCTGCTCGCGTACGCCCGCCACACGACGCGCTCGCTCCTGCCCGGCGTCGTCGTGCACGGGCTCAACAATGCCCTCGCCATCACGGTCCTCGCCGTGCGGCCGGCCTGGCTGGAAAAACTCTTGCGGGACGATCAGGTGCCCCTCGGGGTGGGGGCCGCCGCGGCGCTCGTGCTCGGGCTCGGCGTCTACCTCATGCGCGAGCCGCGCGAGTGA
- a CDS encoding cytochrome P450 family protein, which translates to MHPLFTREGRKDPHPIYRRLRAEEPITRIVEPYRKIPFRLLTRYADCSEMLRDPRFGKDFTKWSPEERQRLRVSDEFEALGKHMLSADPPDHTRLRSLVAKAFTPQIVEGLRGRIATIAEDLVSAALARDASGMDLVSQFSYPLPVTVIAELLGVPASDQDDFRRWTTVLFTPADTEEQLAHLRATGFAFFQYFMQLIERRRAEPQDDLVSGLVAAEEGGDRLSTQELVGMLFLLLVAGHETTVNLITNGMLALMDHPEQHERLASDPSLLESAVEEMLRYCGPVETTTYRFALEDLEFGGVTIRKNELVVASLLSADHDESRFPDPDRFDVGRKPNKHIAFGYGIHFCLGAPLARLEAAIAVETLLRRLPRMRLAIPREELEPSSMLLLLHAKKRLPIVF; encoded by the coding sequence ATGCACCCCCTGTTCACGCGCGAGGGCCGCAAGGACCCTCACCCCATCTACCGACGCCTCCGGGCCGAAGAGCCCATCACGCGGATCGTCGAGCCCTACCGCAAGATACCTTTCCGGCTGCTCACGCGGTACGCCGATTGCTCCGAAATGCTGCGGGATCCTCGCTTCGGCAAGGATTTCACGAAATGGAGCCCCGAGGAGCGGCAACGCCTGCGCGTCTCCGACGAGTTCGAAGCGCTCGGAAAGCACATGCTGAGCGCCGATCCGCCGGACCACACGCGCCTCCGGTCCCTCGTGGCCAAGGCCTTCACGCCGCAGATCGTCGAGGGGCTCCGGGGCCGCATCGCCACGATTGCAGAGGACCTCGTCTCGGCCGCCCTCGCGAGAGACGCGAGCGGGATGGACCTCGTCTCCCAGTTCTCGTATCCCCTGCCCGTCACGGTCATCGCCGAGCTGCTCGGCGTGCCGGCCTCGGATCAGGACGATTTCCGCCGCTGGACCACGGTGCTCTTCACGCCCGCGGACACCGAGGAGCAGCTCGCTCACCTGCGCGCCACCGGCTTTGCATTTTTCCAGTACTTCATGCAGCTCATCGAGCGCCGGAGGGCCGAGCCGCAGGACGATCTCGTGAGCGGGCTCGTGGCGGCCGAGGAGGGCGGAGATCGTTTGAGCACCCAGGAGCTCGTGGGGATGCTCTTCCTCCTGCTCGTGGCGGGCCACGAGACCACGGTCAACCTCATCACGAACGGCATGCTCGCGCTCATGGACCACCCCGAGCAGCACGAGCGGCTCGCCTCGGATCCCTCGCTCCTCGAATCGGCGGTGGAGGAGATGCTGCGATACTGCGGTCCGGTGGAGACGACGACGTACCGCTTCGCGCTCGAGGATCTGGAGTTCGGCGGGGTGACCATCCGGAAAAACGAGCTCGTCGTGGCCTCGCTGCTCTCGGCCGATCACGACGAATCACGATTCCCGGATCCCGACCGCTTCGACGTCGGGCGCAAGCCGAACAAACACATCGCCTTCGGCTACGGGATCCATTTCTGCCTCGGCGCGCCGCTCGCGCGGCTGGAAGCGGCGATCGCCGTGGAGACGCTCCTCAGGCGCCTGCCGCGGATGCGCCTCGCGATCCCGCGCGAGGAGCTCGAGCCGAGCTCGATGTTGCTCCTCCTGCACGCGAAGAAGCGGCTGCCGATCGTGTTTTGA
- a CDS encoding bile acid:sodium symporter family protein, whose amino-acid sequence MQSNVFTAVFMPLALGVIMLGLGLGLTLEDFRRVVVYPRAVFVGLLCQTVLLPLACYGIAKGFALPPELAVGLMLLAASPGGATANLFSHLAKGDVALNITLTATNSILSLFTLPLIVNLSLEAFMGTEKSIPLQFDKVIQVFAVVLVPVGIGMLVRAKRPSVSERLQKPVKITSAVFLVLIIVAAVLKERANLVTFFRQVGLAALVFNLASMGLGYVVPLLVRLPKRQATAIGMEIGIHNGTLAIAIASAPTLLNNSTMAIPPAIYSLIMFFTAAAFGSIVARTNEEAAPAAEAEQPKAA is encoded by the coding sequence ATGCAGTCGAATGTCTTCACGGCCGTGTTCATGCCCCTCGCGCTGGGCGTCATCATGCTGGGCCTCGGGCTCGGCCTCACGCTCGAGGATTTCCGCCGCGTCGTGGTGTATCCACGCGCCGTCTTCGTCGGGCTCCTCTGCCAGACGGTGCTCCTTCCCCTCGCCTGCTACGGCATCGCGAAGGGCTTCGCGCTCCCGCCCGAGCTCGCCGTCGGGCTCATGCTGCTCGCGGCCTCGCCGGGCGGCGCCACAGCGAACCTCTTCAGCCACCTCGCAAAGGGCGACGTCGCGCTGAACATCACGCTGACCGCGACGAACTCGATCCTCAGCCTGTTCACGTTGCCGCTCATCGTGAACCTGTCGCTCGAGGCGTTCATGGGCACCGAGAAGAGCATTCCGCTGCAGTTCGACAAGGTGATCCAGGTCTTCGCCGTGGTGCTCGTACCCGTCGGGATCGGGATGCTCGTCCGCGCCAAACGCCCGTCCGTCTCGGAGCGGCTGCAGAAGCCGGTGAAGATCACCTCGGCCGTGTTCCTCGTGCTCATCATCGTCGCGGCGGTGCTGAAGGAGCGGGCGAACCTCGTGACCTTCTTCAGGCAGGTCGGCCTCGCGGCGCTCGTGTTCAACCTGGCCAGCATGGGCCTCGGCTACGTCGTCCCCTTGCTCGTGCGGCTGCCGAAGCGGCAGGCGACCGCGATCGGGATGGAGATCGGGATCCACAACGGGACGCTGGCGATCGCGATCGCCTCGGCGCCGACGTTGCTCAACAACTCCACGATGGCCATTCCGCCGGCCATCTACAGCCTGATCATGTTCTTCACGGCCGCGGCCTTCGGCAGCATCGTGGCCCGGACGAACGAGGAAGCCGCGCCCGCGGCCGAAGCGGAGCAGCCGAAGGCGGCGTAG
- a CDS encoding YncE family protein — MSSALALSLAVNAARAAPSYTLFESGQVRPLALSPNGKLLFAANTPDNRLEVFRVAKHRLIPLASVPVGLEPVAVAARDDREVWVVNHLSDSVSVVRIDPGGGGGRVIRTLLVGDEPRDIVFAGAGSRRAFVTTAHRGQNSPLDPELTTPGVGRADVWVFDAEDPGAGLGGDPLSILTVFSDTPRALAVSPDKSRVYAAAFHSGNRTTTVFDAIVPDGGEANGGSPGPHTNFQGIGAPEVGLIVKHDGAHWVDELGRWWDDSVYFSLPDKDVFVIDAMSDPPAELPGGDGFFTSVGTILYNMAVNPVTGRVYVSNTEAQNHERFEGPGDFAGHTVRGHLHESRITVLDPATGAVLPRHLNKHIDYATCCAPIPNAENTRSLALPQEMAVSKDGKKLYVAALGSSKIGIYDTAALETDTFVPSTQNQIQVSGGGPTGIVLDEARKQLYVLTRFDNAISVVDVKSRKEKHHVAMWSPEPESVVRGRRFLYDAQMSSSHGDSSCATCHVYGDVDSLAWDLGDPDGTVLNNPQPIAGADPFDPANPFLDPTFTLDFHPMKGPLLTQSLRGMANHGAMHWRGDRTGGNDAPTAQPDSGAFDENAAFLKFNAAFEGLLGRHAEIAPADMQAFADFILQVTYPPNPIRNLDNSLTPDQQAGRDFFFGPPSLLFHNLNCESCHRLDPEANPSAAKPGFFGTDGRSSFSFISQLLKIPHLRNMYQRVGMFGLPPTPILVPGLEGPQGDQVRGFGFTHDGAFDTMFRFFSLVAFAETPGNPTGFPFGPEGDLLKRQVEAFMFAFDSNLAPIVGQQVTLHSHNAPLAGPRIDLLLSRAAANECDLVAKTRFFKAELGFLHVGGGQFLGNRQAFPPISDAHLRALAWNPLTPVTYTCAPPGSGARMAIDRDLDGYLDGDEMDAGKNPADPDNHP; from the coding sequence GTGTCGTCCGCGCTCGCGCTTTCCCTTGCCGTAAACGCGGCTCGAGCCGCTCCCTCGTATACGCTGTTCGAGAGCGGGCAGGTCCGCCCGCTCGCGCTCTCGCCAAACGGAAAGCTCCTCTTCGCCGCAAATACCCCGGACAACCGGCTCGAGGTGTTCCGCGTCGCGAAGCACCGATTGATCCCCCTCGCCTCGGTGCCGGTCGGGCTCGAGCCGGTCGCGGTGGCGGCCCGCGACGACCGCGAGGTCTGGGTGGTCAATCACCTGTCCGACAGCGTGAGCGTGGTCCGTATCGACCCCGGGGGAGGCGGCGGCAGGGTCATTCGGACGTTGCTCGTGGGCGACGAGCCCCGGGACATCGTCTTCGCAGGCGCGGGGAGCCGCCGCGCATTCGTGACGACGGCGCACCGAGGCCAGAACAGCCCGCTCGACCCGGAGCTGACCACCCCGGGCGTGGGTCGCGCCGACGTATGGGTCTTCGACGCCGAGGATCCCGGCGCAGGGCTCGGCGGCGACCCCCTGAGCATCCTCACCGTCTTCAGCGACACCCCGCGCGCGCTCGCGGTGAGCCCGGACAAGAGCCGCGTGTATGCCGCCGCATTCCACTCGGGCAACCGCACGACCACCGTCTTCGACGCCATTGTCCCCGACGGCGGCGAGGCCAACGGCGGCTCGCCCGGGCCCCACACCAATTTCCAGGGCATCGGGGCCCCGGAGGTCGGCCTCATCGTCAAGCACGACGGCGCCCACTGGGTCGACGAGCTCGGCCGATGGTGGGACGACTCCGTCTATTTCTCGTTGCCCGACAAGGACGTCTTCGTCATCGACGCGATGTCCGATCCGCCGGCAGAGCTCCCCGGCGGCGACGGGTTTTTCACGTCCGTGGGCACCATCCTCTACAACATGGCGGTCAACCCGGTCACCGGGCGCGTCTACGTCTCGAACACCGAGGCGCAAAACCACGAGCGGTTCGAGGGCCCCGGCGATTTCGCGGGGCATACCGTGCGCGGCCACCTGCACGAGAGCCGGATCACGGTGCTCGACCCCGCGACCGGCGCCGTGCTGCCGCGGCACCTGAACAAGCACATCGATTACGCGACTTGCTGCGCGCCGATCCCCAATGCAGAGAACACGAGGAGCCTCGCGCTGCCGCAAGAAATGGCCGTCTCGAAGGACGGAAAGAAGCTCTACGTGGCGGCGCTCGGATCGAGCAAGATCGGCATCTACGACACGGCCGCGCTGGAGACGGACACCTTCGTCCCGAGCACGCAAAATCAAATCCAGGTGAGCGGGGGCGGGCCCACGGGGATCGTGCTCGACGAGGCACGAAAGCAGCTCTACGTGCTCACCCGATTCGACAACGCGATCTCGGTCGTCGACGTGAAATCGCGCAAAGAGAAGCACCACGTCGCCATGTGGAGCCCCGAGCCCGAGAGCGTCGTGCGAGGTCGCCGCTTCCTGTACGACGCGCAGATGAGCTCGAGCCACGGCGACTCGTCCTGCGCGACCTGCCACGTCTACGGCGACGTCGATAGCCTCGCGTGGGACCTCGGGGACCCGGACGGGACGGTGCTCAACAACCCGCAGCCGATCGCCGGCGCCGACCCGTTCGACCCGGCGAACCCGTTCCTCGATCCCACGTTCACGCTCGATTTCCACCCCATGAAGGGGCCGCTTTTGACGCAGAGCCTGCGCGGGATGGCGAACCACGGCGCGATGCACTGGCGCGGTGATCGCACGGGCGGCAATGACGCGCCCACGGCGCAGCCGGACAGCGGGGCCTTCGACGAGAATGCCGCATTCTTGAAGTTCAACGCCGCCTTCGAGGGCCTGCTCGGGCGCCACGCGGAGATCGCCCCGGCGGACATGCAGGCCTTCGCAGATTTCATCTTGCAGGTCACCTACCCGCCCAACCCGATCCGCAACCTGGACAATTCGCTCACGCCGGATCAGCAGGCCGGGCGAGACTTCTTTTTTGGTCCGCCCTCGCTCCTCTTCCACAACCTCAACTGCGAGAGCTGCCACCGCCTCGATCCGGAGGCGAACCCCAGCGCGGCGAAACCCGGCTTCTTCGGGACCGATGGTCGATCGTCGTTCTCGTTCATCTCGCAGCTCCTCAAGATCCCGCACCTCCGCAACATGTATCAAAGGGTGGGCATGTTCGGCCTGCCGCCCACCCCGATCCTCGTCCCCGGCCTCGAGGGCCCCCAGGGCGATCAGGTGCGCGGCTTCGGCTTCACCCACGATGGAGCATTCGATACGATGTTCCGCTTCTTCAGCCTCGTCGCTTTCGCAGAGACCCCCGGGAACCCCACCGGGTTTCCGTTCGGCCCCGAGGGCGACCTCCTGAAGCGGCAGGTGGAGGCGTTCATGTTCGCGTTTGATTCGAACCTCGCCCCCATCGTCGGCCAGCAGGTGACGCTCCACAGCCACAATGCGCCTCTCGCCGGGCCTCGGATCGATCTGCTGCTCTCGCGCGCGGCCGCGAACGAATGCGACCTCGTGGCGAAGACGCGGTTCTTCAAGGCCGAGCTCGGCTTCCTCCACGTCGGCGGCGGCCAGTTCCTCGGGAATCGACAGGCATTCCCGCCCATCTCCGACGCCCATCTCCGAGCGCTCGCGTGGAACCCGCTGACCCCCGTCACGTATACGTGCGCGCCGCCCGGATCGGGTGCGCGGATGGCGATCGATCGGGATCTCGACGGATACCTCGACGGCGACGAAATGGACGCCGGCAAGAACCCCGCCGATCCCGATAACCATCCGTGA
- a CDS encoding ABC transporter ATP-binding protein — protein sequence MPPDAPASPPALSAERLVKHYGSTIAVAGLDLFVRPGEVVGLLGPNGAGKTTALRMLAGILRPTSGRVRIGGVDMAERPLEAKALLGFLSGDTQLYQRLSPRETLQYFGRLHGLSEARLTARIDELVRDLEMASFADRPSATLSAGQKQRANIARAFLHEPQVLILDEPTNALDVLSGRFIVESIRKERAKGRAILFSTHIMSEAEYLCDRIALIHEGRVVDEGEVPALCARAGGARNLTDAFLFHVERGSAPGDVA from the coding sequence ATGCCCCCGGACGCTCCTGCATCCCCGCCCGCCCTCTCCGCCGAACGCCTCGTCAAGCATTACGGCTCCACCATCGCCGTCGCCGGCCTCGACCTGTTCGTTCGTCCTGGCGAGGTCGTGGGCCTCCTCGGCCCCAACGGCGCGGGCAAGACCACGGCGCTCCGCATGCTCGCCGGCATCCTCCGCCCCACCTCGGGACGCGTGCGGATCGGCGGCGTCGACATGGCCGAGAGGCCGCTCGAGGCCAAGGCCCTCCTCGGCTTCCTCTCCGGCGACACCCAGCTCTACCAGCGCCTCTCTCCTCGCGAGACCCTTCAATACTTCGGCCGCCTCCACGGCCTCTCCGAGGCGCGCCTCACGGCTCGGATCGACGAGCTCGTCCGGGACCTCGAAATGGCCTCCTTCGCCGATCGCCCCTCGGCCACCCTCTCCGCCGGCCAGAAGCAGCGCGCCAATATCGCCCGCGCCTTCCTCCACGAGCCCCAGGTCCTCATCCTCGACGAGCCCACGAATGCACTCGACGTCCTCTCGGGCCGCTTCATCGTCGAGTCCATCCGCAAGGAGCGCGCGAAGGGCCGCGCCATTCTCTTCTCCACCCACATCATGAGCGAGGCCGAATACTTGTGTGATCGAATCGCCCTCATCCACGAGGGCCGCGTCGTCGACGAGGGGGAGGTCCCGGCCCTTTGCGCGCGCGCGGGGGGCGCTCGGAACCTCACGGATGCGTTTCTTTTTCACGTCGAGCGTGGCTCGGCGCCCGGAGATGTGGCGTGA